From the Cohaesibacter sp. ES.047 genome, one window contains:
- a CDS encoding N-acetylmuramoyl-L-alanine amidase, with product MCDAQTSCPCEVKPSPNFEDRKDGRAVDMLIMHYTGMADDQQSLDWLCSPESKVSSHYFLNRDGSLLQLVDEAKRAWHAGQSFWHGENDINSCSIGIEIANAGTEDFTEEQMVTLTMLSKELMARHGIPAHRVLAHSDVSPGRKIDPGPKFPWKLLASAGVGQWVEPQTVAGGRFFQLGDEGQPVQALQSMLAVYGYKIDVTGVFDAQTETVVKAFQMHFRPERVDGVADASTITTLYKLSAQLPEL from the coding sequence CTGTGTGACGCACAGACAAGTTGCCCTTGCGAGGTCAAACCCTCTCCCAATTTCGAGGATCGCAAGGACGGCAGGGCCGTGGACATGCTGATCATGCATTATACCGGCATGGCGGATGACCAGCAGTCTCTGGACTGGCTCTGTTCGCCTGAAAGCAAGGTTTCCTCGCATTATTTCCTCAACCGGGATGGCTCGCTCCTGCAATTGGTGGACGAAGCAAAACGCGCCTGGCATGCGGGCCAGTCATTCTGGCACGGGGAGAACGATATCAATAGCTGTTCAATCGGCATTGAGATTGCCAATGCTGGCACCGAGGACTTCACCGAAGAGCAGATGGTCACGCTTACGATGCTGTCCAAGGAGTTGATGGCGCGTCATGGCATCCCGGCTCACCGGGTTCTGGCGCATTCGGACGTGTCGCCGGGGCGCAAGATCGATCCGGGGCCGAAGTTTCCATGGAAGCTCCTGGCCAGCGCCGGAGTTGGCCAATGGGTTGAGCCGCAGACCGTTGCTGGCGGGCGCTTCTTTCAGCTTGGCGATGAAGGCCAGCCGGTTCAGGCATTGCAATCGATGCTGGCGGTTTATGGCTACAAGATCGACGTTACCGGGGTTTTCGATGCCCAGACAGAGACGGTGGTGAAGGCCTTCCAGATGCACTTCAGGCCTGAAAGAGTGGATGGGGTGGCTGACGCCTCCACCATTACCACCCTTTACAAACTGAGCGCGCAGCTGCCCGAGCTCTGA
- a CDS encoding molecular chaperone DjiA: protein MSIWSQIGSLIDDIRQSETITAIVDKVASTVRGFGSGVDRKQLTFTVAMIALSAKMAKADGVVTQDEINVFQRLFDIPAGEERNVLRMFNLAKQDVAGYEAYANQIAKLYQDEPEALTDIMDGLFMIAGADGVMHDREMLYLESVAAIFGITERCFDRLKMTHVQSDEQDPYTVLEADRGMTDTELKKHYRKLVRENHPDSLIARGVPEEFVRIATEKLATINNAWALIVLERGLR from the coding sequence ATGAGTATCTGGAGCCAGATTGGCAGTCTTATCGATGACATAAGGCAGAGTGAAACCATCACTGCCATCGTCGACAAGGTGGCGTCGACCGTGCGTGGCTTTGGGAGCGGTGTTGATCGAAAACAACTGACCTTTACGGTTGCGATGATCGCGCTCTCCGCCAAAATGGCCAAGGCCGACGGTGTGGTGACGCAAGACGAGATCAACGTCTTTCAACGCCTGTTCGATATTCCCGCAGGGGAAGAGCGCAACGTTTTGCGCATGTTCAATCTGGCCAAGCAGGATGTGGCTGGCTACGAGGCCTACGCCAACCAGATTGCCAAGCTCTATCAGGACGAACCCGAAGCGCTCACCGATATCATGGATGGTCTGTTCATGATCGCCGGCGCGGATGGCGTGATGCATGATCGGGAGATGCTCTATCTTGAGAGCGTCGCTGCCATCTTCGGGATCACTGAACGCTGTTTCGATCGCCTCAAGATGACGCACGTCCAGTCGGACGAACAGGACCCCTATACGGTGCTGGAAGCAGACCGGGGCATGACGGACACTGAGCTCAAGAAACATTACCGCAAACTGGTGCGGGAAAACCACCCTGACAGCCTGATCGCTCGCGGTGTGCCGGAGGAATTCGTGCGCATTGCGACAGAGAAGCTGGCAACCATCAACAATGCCTGGGCGCTGATCGTGCTGGAGCGCGGCTTGCGCTGA